From one Rosa rugosa chromosome 4, drRosRugo1.1, whole genome shotgun sequence genomic stretch:
- the LOC133745032 gene encoding uncharacterized mitochondrial protein AtMg00810-like, giving the protein MTCCLVNQLAPPCPQRRFSPATEGDFLPDPSVFREIVGSLQYLTITHPDIAFAVNSISQFMSQPHTPHLIAAKRILRYIKSTLDHGLFFRPHHQPAYLAAYVDADWVGCPDSCRSTSEYLVYLGTNLVSWSSKKQPTVARSSTVSEYRSLSHASAESTWLAFLLYELGARI; this is encoded by the coding sequence ATGACATGCTGCTTAGTAAACCAGTTAGCACCCCCATGTCCGCAAAGGCGATTCTCACCTGCCACTGAGGGAGACTTCCTTCCCGATCCCTCAGTCTTCAGGGAAATTGTTGGTTCTTTGCAGTATTTGACCATCACACATCCTGACATTGCCTTTGCCGTCAACTCCATCTCTCAGTTCATGAGTCAGCCACACACCCCGCATTTGATTGCAGCCAAACGCATCCTTCGCTACATCAAAAGCACACTTGATCATGGCCTGTTCTTTAGACCTCATCACCAACCTGCTTATCTTGCTGCCTATGTTGATGCGGATTGGGTTGGATGTCCCGACTCTTGTCGTTCTACATCCGAATATCTTGTCTATCTTGGCACCAACTTGGTCTCTTGGAGTTCTAAAAAGCAGCCCACCGTTGCTCGTTCCAGCACTGTGTCCGAGTATCGTTCCTTGTCTCATGCTAGTGCTGAGTCCACTTGGTTAGCTTTCTTACTCTATGAGCTCGGTGCTAGAATTTAG